The following are encoded together in the Rhizobium tumorigenes genome:
- a CDS encoding Hsp33 family molecular chaperone, whose amino-acid sequence MADSAAALGEFGYAGDDHVVPFQVESLDVRGRAVQLGPMLDTILERHHYPAPVARLLAETIVLTVLLGTSLKFEGKFTVQTKGDGPVDLLVADFSTPENVRAYARFDEEALAAAIKAGETEPEQLLGKGILAFTIDQGQYSQPYQGIVPLDGSSLEDIAGVYFRQSEQIPTRVRLGAAELFDRDEAGKPRHRWRAGGVIAQFLPDAPERMRLPDLHGGDGDENAIDHKDDDAWAEARSLLETVDADELTDPLVGTERLLYRLFHERGARVYAPQPVFDRCSCSRDKIKGVLQGFSAEEMAESEEDGLISVTCEFCSTTYRYEAAEILVKS is encoded by the coding sequence ATGGCAGACAGTGCAGCAGCGCTGGGAGAGTTCGGCTACGCCGGCGACGATCACGTCGTTCCATTCCAGGTGGAGAGCCTGGATGTGCGCGGCCGTGCCGTCCAGCTCGGTCCGATGCTCGACACCATCCTCGAGCGCCACCATTATCCGGCGCCGGTGGCGAGGCTGCTGGCCGAAACCATCGTGCTCACGGTTCTGCTCGGCACATCGCTGAAGTTCGAAGGCAAGTTCACGGTCCAGACCAAGGGCGACGGACCGGTCGACCTGCTGGTGGCCGATTTCTCGACGCCGGAAAATGTCCGCGCCTATGCCCGTTTCGATGAGGAAGCACTGGCAGCCGCTATCAAGGCCGGAGAAACCGAGCCGGAGCAATTGCTCGGCAAGGGCATCCTCGCCTTCACCATCGACCAGGGCCAGTATTCTCAGCCCTACCAGGGTATCGTGCCGCTCGACGGATCGTCGCTGGAAGATATCGCTGGCGTCTACTTCCGCCAGTCGGAGCAGATCCCGACCCGGGTTCGCCTCGGTGCGGCAGAGCTGTTCGATCGCGACGAAGCCGGCAAGCCGCGTCATCGCTGGCGGGCAGGCGGCGTCATAGCGCAGTTTCTGCCGGACGCGCCGGAGCGCATGCGCCTGCCGGATCTCCACGGCGGCGACGGCGATGAGAACGCGATCGACCACAAGGACGATGATGCCTGGGCCGAGGCCCGCTCGCTGTTGGAAACGGTTGATGCCGATGAATTGACCGATCCACTGGTCGGTACCGAGCGCCTGCTCTACCGGCTGTTCCACGAGCGTGGCGCCCGCGTTTACGCCCCGCAGCCGGTCTTCGACCGTTGCAGCTGTTCGCGCGACAAGATCAAGGGCGTGCTGCAGGGATTTTCGGCGGAGGAGATGGCTGAAAGCGAGGAAGACGGGCTGATTTCGGTCACGTGTGAATTCTGTTCGACAACTTATCGCTATGAAGCAGCCGAGATACTGGTCAAGAGCTGA
- the apaG gene encoding Co2+/Mg2+ efflux protein ApaG codes for MYRALTRDIEVIVEPFYLEEQSDPEDSRYVWGYRIVISNHSTSAVRLVTRYWNITDQNGQVDEVTGPGVVGEQPQLNPGDTYEYSSGCPLDTPSGMMFGHYSMENDIGETFEVEIPAFSLDSPGLMRTLN; via the coding sequence ATGTACCGCGCCCTTACACGAGATATCGAAGTCATCGTCGAGCCGTTCTATCTGGAGGAGCAATCCGATCCGGAAGACAGCCGCTATGTCTGGGGCTACCGGATCGTCATCTCCAACCACTCGACATCGGCAGTCCGGCTGGTCACGCGCTACTGGAACATCACCGACCAGAACGGCCAGGTCGACGAAGTCACCGGTCCCGGCGTCGTCGGCGAACAGCCGCAGTTGAACCCCGGGGACACGTATGAATATTCGTCAGGCTGCCCGCTGGACACGCCGTCAGGCATGATGTTCGGCCATTACTCCATGGAAAACGACATCGGCGAAACGTTCGAGGTCGAAATCCCGGCTTTCTCCCTGGATTCTCCCGGCCTGATGCGGACGCTGAACTGA